A part of Nostoc sp. KVJ3 genomic DNA contains:
- a CDS encoding Tn3 family transposase produces MPVEFLSGEQEKRYGCYNGEPSAEQLAKYFYLDDLDKELIKKRRGNHNRLGLGLQLCTVRFLGTFLTDPTDVPLLVVDYLTSQLGQLDASCLEQYRNSETKWEHTALIKQRYGYQEFHSQPEHWKLVRWLYQRSTLSAESPSVLFDLTTARLAERKILLPGVSVLARLVASVRERAANRLFKVLSSLPNKKQIEILEKLLLIKELARYSTLDRLRHSPTRVNAKSMLAAINRLSEIRSFGISDIDLSRIPPTRVKFLARLGAASRSAAIARMPDNKRIATLLAFTYLLEYTATDDVIDLFDLLVKGLLSKSKREGEQQRLRTLKDLDAAALKLAEAVEVLIDNECEDINVRIEAFIRVSQEQLTQAVAKVKSLARPEDDEYYDLLLSRWRGIRIFLPSLLSQIEFSSSENAAHILDALLFLRAIEGQNRPDMSAAPLKVITKGWTRYCINPNGTIDRKAYTFCVLQSLRSALRRRDVFVVKSQHYCDPRAKLLSDEAWSAQRAGICRTLDFQPTFDSSLSILKQELDEAYRRTAANFENNSAVRIEHFDGKDNLVLTPIDKLEEAPSLITLKRQVAAMLPKVDLPEVMLEINARTGFTKEFTHLSQSNSRVDDLHISICAVLLAEACNIGLEPLIRPELPALTRGRLSWVQQNYIRQETLIRANARLVDTQTHIPLAKIWGGGEVASADGLRFSVPVRTINAAPNSKYFGIGKGITYYNFTSDQFTGFHGIVIPGTLRDSLFLLEGLLEQLTSLHPVEIMTDTAGYSDVVFGLFWLLGYRFSPRLADIGEARFWRIDNSANYGVLDGLTKNKINTDLITKNWDDMLRVAGSLKLGTVNATDLMRSLQRGNQPSTLAKALGELGRIIKTLYLLSYIDDETYRRRILTQINRGESRHSLSRTVFHGQRGEIRQRYREGQEDQLGALGLVVNVIVLWNTYYMDAAVNKLSSLGQATHREDIARLSPLGRKHINMLGRYYFLLAEPILKGELRSLRDPYAPVDFDDLL; encoded by the coding sequence ATGCCAGTTGAATTTTTAAGTGGCGAACAAGAGAAAAGATATGGATGTTACAACGGTGAACCATCTGCTGAACAACTAGCAAAGTATTTTTACTTGGATGATCTTGACAAAGAGCTGATTAAAAAACGACGAGGGAATCATAACCGCTTGGGTTTGGGATTGCAGTTATGTACCGTCCGCTTTTTAGGGACTTTTTTAACCGACCCAACAGACGTTCCTTTACTGGTGGTTGATTATCTGACATCTCAATTGGGTCAGTTGGATGCAAGCTGCTTAGAACAATATAGAAATTCCGAAACCAAATGGGAGCATACAGCGTTAATCAAACAACGCTATGGCTACCAAGAATTTCACTCCCAACCTGAACATTGGAAACTGGTGCGTTGGCTTTACCAAAGGTCAACTTTGAGCGCGGAATCTCCCAGTGTTTTATTTGACCTAACTACAGCACGGTTGGCAGAACGAAAAATACTGTTACCGGGAGTGAGCGTTTTAGCACGGTTAGTGGCATCAGTACGTGAAAGAGCAGCTAACCGTCTTTTTAAGGTTTTGTCTTCACTCCCCAACAAAAAGCAAATTGAAATACTTGAAAAATTGTTACTCATAAAAGAGTTAGCACGTTACTCAACTCTCGACCGTTTGCGTCACTCTCCGACTCGCGTCAATGCCAAATCTATGTTAGCGGCGATTAATCGTTTGTCGGAAATACGGTCGTTTGGGATTTCTGACATTGACTTATCTAGAATCCCACCGACACGAGTGAAATTTTTAGCACGTCTTGGGGCCGCTTCTCGGTCGGCGGCGATTGCCCGGATGCCTGATAACAAGAGAATTGCCACCTTACTGGCATTTACTTATTTACTGGAATATACGGCAACAGATGATGTAATTGATTTGTTCGATTTACTGGTTAAAGGGTTGTTGTCGAAATCTAAGCGGGAGGGGGAACAACAACGTCTGCGAACGCTCAAAGATTTGGATGCCGCCGCACTCAAACTAGCGGAGGCTGTAGAAGTCCTGATAGACAACGAATGCGAGGATATTAATGTCAGGATTGAAGCTTTTATCAGAGTCAGTCAAGAACAATTGACTCAAGCGGTAGCTAAAGTCAAATCGTTGGCCCGTCCAGAAGATGATGAGTATTATGATTTGCTACTGTCTCGCTGGCGTGGAATCCGTATTTTCCTCCCCTCACTGCTTTCTCAAATTGAGTTTTCATCTTCCGAGAATGCGGCACATATTTTGGATGCGCTCTTATTTTTACGTGCTATTGAGGGTCAAAATCGACCCGACATGAGTGCTGCACCACTCAAAGTGATTACCAAAGGGTGGACACGGTATTGCATTAATCCCAATGGCACAATTGACCGTAAAGCTTACACGTTCTGCGTTTTACAATCCTTAAGGTCGGCGTTACGTCGCCGGGATGTGTTTGTGGTCAAAAGTCAACATTACTGTGACCCCCGTGCCAAACTTCTTAGTGATGAAGCATGGTCAGCACAACGGGCAGGTATATGTCGGACTTTAGATTTCCAACCAACCTTTGATTCATCACTCTCTATCTTAAAACAAGAATTGGATGAGGCTTACCGTCGCACTGCTGCTAACTTTGAGAATAATAGTGCGGTACGCATTGAACACTTTGATGGAAAAGATAATTTAGTATTGACCCCAATAGATAAACTGGAAGAAGCGCCCAGTTTGATAACGCTTAAAAGGCAAGTGGCAGCAATGTTGCCAAAAGTTGATCTGCCGGAGGTAATGCTTGAAATTAATGCTAGGACTGGGTTTACTAAAGAATTTACCCATTTGAGTCAGTCCAACAGTCGGGTTGATGATTTGCACATTAGTATCTGCGCGGTGTTGCTGGCAGAAGCTTGCAATATTGGTTTGGAACCACTGATACGTCCAGAATTACCTGCATTAACTCGTGGACGATTATCTTGGGTACAGCAAAATTATATCCGTCAAGAAACTCTTATCCGTGCCAATGCGCGATTGGTTGATACCCAAACTCATATTCCCCTTGCAAAAATATGGGGTGGTGGGGAAGTCGCATCTGCGGATGGGTTGCGCTTTAGTGTCCCTGTGAGAACGATTAATGCTGCGCCCAATAGCAAATATTTTGGTATCGGCAAGGGTATTACTTATTACAATTTTACCAGCGACCAGTTCACTGGCTTCCACGGGATTGTAATTCCTGGTACTTTGCGAGACTCGCTTTTTCTCTTGGAAGGTTTGTTAGAGCAATTAACGAGTCTCCATCCAGTCGAGATCATGACCGATACTGCTGGTTATAGTGATGTCGTGTTTGGTTTATTTTGGCTTCTGGGCTATCGGTTTAGTCCGAGACTTGCAGATATTGGTGAGGCCCGTTTTTGGCGAATCGACAATTCTGCTAACTATGGTGTCCTTGATGGACTGACTAAAAACAAGATTAATACTGACCTGATTACGAAGAATTGGGATGATATGTTACGGGTGGCTGGATCTCTGAAGTTGGGAACGGTCAACGCAACTGATTTAATGCGTTCCTTGCAACGGGGTAATCAGCCCTCGACTTTGGCAAAAGCTCTTGGCGAATTGGGACGGATTATCAAAACCTTATATCTGCTATCCTACATTGATGATGAGACATACCGCCGTCGAATTTTAACTCAAATCAACCGTGGTGAAAGTCGTCACAGTTTATCCCGAACGGTTTTCCACGGTCAACGGGGAGAAATTCGGCAAAGATACCGTGAGGGTCAAGAAGACCAATTAGGGGCGTTAGGTTTGGTTGTGAATGTGATTGTGCTGTGGAATACTTACTACATGGATGCAGCAGTCAATAAGTTGAGTTCTCTTGGTCAGGCGACACATAGAGAAGACATTGCCCGACTTTCTCCATTGGGACGCAAACATATTAATATGTTGGGGCGTTATTATTTCTTGTTGGCAGAACCCATTTTAAAGGGAGAACTCCGCTCTTTGCGTGACCCTTATGCTCCTGTTGATTTTGATGATTTGTTGTAG
- a CDS encoding double zinc ribbon domain-containing protein, translating into MNVSVTDAAPKPAETLGCYIQRVRNSLSLTQLELSTKAGIHVQTIRKIEAEATSRLNQKAKSGLAAALCIPQEYLDAVVKKVSLEAITSLKFCPKCWTPGTTLDPMWTSLRSKYCFACGTQLRDRCLSCHEPIVSLKFKFCPHCGKSYKQTE; encoded by the coding sequence ATGAATGTATCTGTGACGGATGCGGCTCCTAAGCCAGCAGAGACGTTGGGTTGTTACATTCAACGAGTCCGTAACTCTCTATCTCTAACTCAATTGGAGTTAAGTACAAAAGCCGGAATCCATGTCCAGACTATTCGCAAAATTGAAGCAGAAGCTACATCTCGGCTCAATCAAAAAGCTAAATCTGGTTTGGCTGCGGCCTTATGTATCCCTCAAGAATATTTAGATGCCGTTGTCAAAAAAGTATCACTTGAAGCTATAACTTCGCTCAAATTTTGCCCAAAATGTTGGACACCGGGGACAACTCTTGACCCCATGTGGACTTCTTTACGGTCAAAATATTGCTTTGCGTGCGGGACGCAATTGCGAGATAGATGTTTGAGTTGTCACGAACCAATTGTGTCGCTCAAGTTTAAATTTTGTCCACATTGTGGCAAATCCTATAAGCAAACTGAATAA